The genomic stretch AGACAAGAGCAGACACCATAGATCTTGAGACTTTAAAGCTGATGAAAAAATCTGGCTGCAGGCTTTTGTGCTTCGGCATAGAATCTGGCTCTGATGAAGTGCTAAAAAGGATAAGAAAGAACATCAGTGTGGAAAAAATCAGGAGGGGCATAAGTTTGTCAAACAAAGCGGGGATTGAAACAGCAGGGTTCTTCATAATAGGCCTGCCTGATGACACTGAAAAATCAATTAATGAAACTATAAATTTGGCGAAACAGCTTCCCCTTGACTATGCAACATTCCAGATTTTAACGCCATACCCGAATACAGCAATATACCGTGAATTTAAGAGCCATTTCAAGGAAAAGTTCCCTAAAAGCTTTACTTTGAATTTTACGCCTGCCGAACTGGAAGAAATAAAAAACAAGGCATTTGCTCAGTTTTATTTTAGGCCGTCTTACGTATTCAGAGTATTTTTGAAGCTCATAAAACATCCGATTTTAACATTCAAGAAATTCAAATTATTTTTAGACTATATTTAAGATAAAATGAGTAAGATGAAAAAAGTAAACCAAGAAGCAGATTATTATTACAAGGCATATTTTTCAAAGCTGGATCCTACGCATTATTTTCATAAGCCGAAAATAGACAAAATACTCTCGCTTGTTCCTGAAAAATCATCTATACTTGATGCAGGCTGCGGATCGGGTGTTTTATTATATCTGTTAAAGCAAAAAAAGAAATGCGATATATGCGGCGTAGATATAAGGGAGGAATGCATAGATTTTGCATCCAAAAAATGCAAAAGCAGGAATTTCTATAAAAAAGATTTAAGAAATTTCAATCTTAATAAAAAGTTTGATGTTGTAACTTGCTTGGATGTGATAGAGCATTTCAAGAAAAAAGAGAGATTGGCTGTGCTTGAAAACCTCAACAAACATTTAAAGAAAGGCGGGCTCCTGATTTTGGCATTTCCTTCAAAGTTTTACATAGAAGTTGTTGAAAAAGTATGGAAGATAGTCAGGAGAACATTGCATCCGAAAACAACATTTGACGATGAAGGCATTCATGATGCAGTTGATGATTTGGAAATAAAAAATTTTCTTTTCAGCAAAGGCTACAAGCTGAGGAAAGAGGGGCTTTCAAGCTTTTGTTTGATAAAATACCTGGTTTTTGCAAAATGAAAACAATACTGCTTACATTCGATGTTGAGGAATTTGACCTTCCAAAAGAATTTGGCTTGAACATATCTAAAGAAGACATGAGCAAAATACCGGCAGAAGGAGTTAAAAAAATGATTGTGCTGTTAAAAAAGCACAAAATCATGGCAACTTTCTTTGCAACGGCATATTTTGCATTAAAAAATAAAAATTTGATAAAACAGATAAAAAAAGAAGGCCACGAAATAGCGCTTCACGGTTATCTTCACGAGCATAATTATAAAAAAATGAGCGAAAAAGAGGCGCTTTATTACCTAAAAAAAGGAAAACAAGAGATTGAAAAAATAACAGGAACACGAATTCTTGGCTTCAGGGCGCCGCGAATGATGCCGCCGGCTTATTCAGTTCTCCAAGAATGCGGAATCAAATATGACAGTTCCATACACCCAACATACATCCCCGGCAGGTATAATTATTTTTTTAAAACAAGAAAGATTACAATCAAAAACAACATTGTTTCGATCCCATTGTCAACAACACCCCTGATAAGGCTGCCTTTTTCATGGCTATGGTTCAGGAATCTTGGCTTAACTTATGCAAAATTTTGTACCTTAATTTCATTCGCCGATGTTAATTTCATAAACCTCTTTTTTCATCCCTGGGATTTCATAAACCTGAAAAAATTTAAACTGCCTTTCTTGATAAAAAACAATACCGGAGATAAATGCATCAATATGCTGGAAAATTATATCTTGTGGTGCAAAAAAAGCAAATACGAATTCAAAACAATAGGAAAGTATTTAAATTTATAAAGATGGATGAGGAAAATGAACATGCCAACAAGCAAAAAAGCAAGCACAGCCAAGATTTTGACAATCATCTGTTTTTTGCTGTATTTCTCGTTAGGCCTGGCTTTTGTCTTTTTGGGCAGGATTCATACTGATGAGCAGATTTACCTTTATTCAGCATTTGCCTTGACAAAAGGCCAGATTCTGTACGAGGATTTTTTCTACCAGCACGGCCCAATAATGCCTTATGTTTATTCAATCCCGCAGCTTATTTTCGGGCAAAGCCTGATTACAGGAAGGCTGACTTCCTTGTTTTTTGGGATTTTAATGCTTTTTATGGTTTATAAGATTTCAAAAAAACTGGGAGGCGAGGTTTCAGCCCTGATTTCAGTTGCGCTCATAAGCTTCAGCCTTGTAAGCGTCTATAATTTTACTGCAATGATGACTTACACTCTTTCGATATTCCTTGCTTTGTCTTCAATATACCTTCTTCTAACCAAGCTGAAAGAGCCGATCAAGATTTTTGCATCTGTTTTTCTTATGGCGCTTGCAGTAGAAACAAGAATTGTAATTTTTCCAGGACTGATTTTGCTTTTGATTTACGTTCTTGTTAAGCATCTTAAAAACATAAAGAATCTGCTGGCAGCTCTAGTGTCTCTTATCCTGAACTTTTTAATTGTAATTTTCCCATTTTTATTGATTGCAAAGAAACAACTGATATTTGACACGCTTATATGGGCTTTCTCGCAAAACAAGTTTTTTGAGGAATTCGGAATTTTGGTGAAAAACAGGTTCTTCGGCATAAATTTCGGAGTTTTTTATCTGGATTTTATACTAGACACGACAAGGGATTTCTTCATACCGATTGTCGTGGCATTAGCTGCGATAATCTTCTTTGTAGTTAAAGTAAAAAACAAAGAAATAAGGATCAAGAAATTCATGCAAAAGAATCCAATTCTGCTTCTTGTTTTCGGAACATTTGTTTTGGTTGAGGCCGGCTATATTTATGCGGTTTATCTTCCGCCGCATTATACCAATTACATTTATCCTTTAATGTGTATATTCTCGGGAGTTGTAATTTCAAGATTTCTGTCAAAGATTGAAGATGCAACTATATTGAAAACTCTAAAGATGCTGCTTTTTATTTTAATACTTCTCTCACCCCTCATACAGGAAAGGCCTGCAATAAACTTCAGCCAGAACACAACATACAGAATAAGTGATGTTTACCAGGCAAAACTAGTTTCAGAAAAAATAAAACAATACACCGCAGAAGAGGATAAAATATTTACTTTCACGCCGCTTTATGCAGCTGCAGCCGACAGAATGGTTATGCCTGGCATGGAGCGCTTTTATTATAGCTTCTTCCCCACGTGGAGCACTGAGAAAGCCAAAGAATACAATGTAGCAAATGCTGATATGCTTCTTGACTATCTGAGCTCAAAAAAAGCAGGGGCAGTAGTTCTTACAGACTGGTTCTTCGGCAACCAGACAGCAAGAGCCAGGGCGATCATAGACAAATACAGGCCCGCAATGCAGGAAGCAATTGAAAAGAATTATTATTTGAAAGAAAAGATAGAAGGCATAAGATTCGAGGGAGATGTTTATATTTATTTACCTAGGCAGCCTTAATTTCTTCAAGAAATGCATCATTATTTTTAACTCTTCTCCTACAAATACCTTAAACAAGAAAATCAAAGCAACATACAGTGCCATTCCCAAAACAATAGCTAAAATCTTCATTAATGCAGCTTGCGGATTTATAAGATAAACAATGATTGCCATAATCAATGATGCAGCAACTATCCTCCACACCCTTATAAACTTGTAGTTTATCACTAGATCTTTTCCGCATATGAAGAGCAAACTGATCAAGATTAACAGATAGCTTGCAACCGCAGCAGCAGCAGATCCGTAAAAGCTGTATTTGGGAACAAGCAATATGTTCAGAGCTATATTCAACAGCAATCCAAGAACATAGACGACTCCTGCCGCTTTTGTTCTGTCAGATGTTATTGAAAACTGATAAAGCAGATAAACCAAAAATGAAAGAAAAGGCACAAGAGCCAGCCACGGCACAATATTCGCAGACTGGATGTATTTTTGCCCGGAAATCAATGTTATGATCTGGGTTTTCAATGCAAGAAACAGCAGCAGGGAAGGAATGAGCACAACAAGGCCGTATTTCAGGGATGCATTGAATAATATGCCGTGATTTGTTTTCTTATGCCATGCTTCAGCAAAGTAGGGATAAATTATGTTTGCAGTGGTTGCAGCAAAAATATAAGTTATGCTTAACAGCGAATATGGCAGGCTGTACAGGCCAACGCTTTCTGCCCCCCAATAATTATTCAGCACAAACCTGTCAACAACAGTCAACAGCCAGCTTCCGACATGCACAACTACAAGGGGCATGCTGAAATGAAGGGCTTTTTTTACAGCATTTCTGTCAAATCTTGTTTTTGATTTAATGAAATATGCAAGGTCTTTTCTGGTAGATATAAAATAAAGCACAAGGCTTATGAAGAATCCCAGAAGCCATGAGTAAAGCACAATCTGCAGATCCAGTCTTTTAAACAGCAAAAATGCAAAAAGAAGAATCACCGCCCAGAAGCTTGATGATATGAACTCGTAAAAATTTGCAAGCTCGAGCCTTTTGTCCGCAGTAAGGTATGCGGTATAAAGCTTTACAATTATGCTGAAAAAAACAATTAAAAGGCATATTCTGAATTCTATTGCATAAGCGCTTAAATTCAATGAATAAAGGAAGATTTTTTCAAGCGGGGTTAATATGAAAATCAGCAGCACAGCAATAATAAAGATGATATCAAAAATAACTATTGAAAAAAAACTCACTGTTCTTGCTTTGATTTTCGCTCCGCTTAATTTAGTCATTATAAACTGGAAAAGCCCAAGGTCAAGAAGTGTTGCGGACACGAGGACGATTATTGAAAGCAGCGAGTAAATGCCATACTGCTCAACACTTAAATTTCTCGTCAATAAAACAGCCAGCAAAGGTGCAAATATGAAAATCAAGACCCTTACGAAATAAGAAAACACAATCTGCCTGGTTATCCTGTGGTATTTTTTCATTTACTTTGCTTCAGCCATTCCTTTGTAAGCTCCAGTCCTTTCTCCAAAGATGTTGTTGGCTCCCAACCCAGAATCCTTTTGGCCTTTGAATAATCGCACACCATTTTGCCAACTTCAGACTGAGGATGCGGGTGCTTGGCAAAAGCCAATTTGCCAGAATCTTTGCAGATAAAAAGCGCAAGTTCCTTCATTGATATGTCCTTTCCGGATCCTGCATTAAATATTTCGCCATTTGCTTTTTCAGACAATGCAGCCCTAACGATGAAATCAGCGCAGTCTTCAACATAAAACAAATCACGCGTTTGAGAGCCGTTTCCATAAACTTCCAATTTTTTTCCTTCGATGCAGCGCTGTGTAAATATGCTCGTAACCCCTCCCTCTGAATTGCCTTTTTGATATGGGCCATAAGCTGTAAACGGCCTTACTATTGCAACTGGAAGCCCATACGCATTCCAATAAGATGATGCTAAATTCTCCCCGGCTATTTTTGAGGCAGAATATGGCGAGCTTGCTTTTGTCGGATGCTCTTCATCAATAGCCCTGCCTTTTGCCTCGCTATAGACATGGGCGGAGCTCATGAAAACAACCTTTGTTTTGCTTTTTCTTGCTTCTTCAAGCACATTTAATGTCCCGAACACATTGTTCTGCACAGTTGCTTCAGGATCAACTATGCTGTCATGTATGTTTATGCTTGCAGCAAGATGAAGGCAGACATCAATTTTGTTTTTGAAAATTTCAGATAGGATTTTTTTATTTTTTATATCTCCGACAATTAAACCTTTAAAATTTTCATTTTCTTTGAATTCATCAAGGTTTTCTTTTCTTCCATTTGAAAGATTATCCAATGCAAATACATTTATTTTTTTGTCCAGCAAAGCCTTTACAACCCATCTTCCAATAAACCCTGCGCCGCCAGTTACTAAAGCATTCATTCTGATCCTTTACCCTTTGTATCCTATATCCCACCAATTAACAGGCAAGCCATAGCTGGCCATCTGTTTTTTTATTTCACTGAAAGCATGTTCTTTAAATTTGAGAATGTCATCTGCTGTCAGGCCATTTGGCAGGCCAACAATCGTATTGCAGTCATATAATTCCCAGTTTTTGTGCAATATCTTGAAATTATATTTTTCAGGATTTTTTGCCAGAGGTGTCCCGGGATTTGGAGCAAGAAGATTGAATTCAGCGCGGGAATTTTCAACAATAAGCTTAAAGGGCATCAGATCAAGCAGATCATCAAAATTCTTCTTAACAGTAGAAAAAGTTGCATCGCAGCATTTTTTTGCAACTGCCAGAGTCTGTTTCATTGTTTCCATAGTTTCGCCAGGCAGGCCAAGCATGAATCCAGAGTGGAACAGCATTTCGTTTCTTTTGAATGTTTCGGCTATTTCAAGTATCTTCTTTACAGTCATCCCTCTGCTGTTGAACTTCAAAACCTCATCAGAGCCGGATTCCATTCCAATATAAAGGTTGCTGCAGTTCGCCTTTTTCAGCAATTGCAGCACTTTGTCATTCACGCCATCAGGCCTTGTTGCAGTCCTGAACGGCAATACATTTTTCTTTTTGATCATATTTAATATTTCTTCTGCCCTCTGCATATTTAAGCCAAGGAACTCATCTTCGAGTCTTATTTCAAGCTTTGGATTTAAAGAAAAAGCAAGTTCAAGTTCTTTCTCGATCTTTTCATAAGGCCTGTACCTTATTCCGCAGCCATGTGTATAAGGAACCTCGCAATAGCTGCATTTATGAGGGCAGCCGCGTGTGCACATCAGCACAACATAAGAATAATCGCGCATATCAACAAGATCATAAGCCGGAACAGGTATTTCATTTTCTTTCAGTATTTCTCTGTCAGGGTTATTTATTATTTTTTTATTTTTCCTGTAAGAAATCCCTTTTATTTTGTCAAATGACATCCCTTTTGCCAGCTCAAGCATTGTTTTTTCGCCTTCGCCTCTTGCAGCAACATCAATGAAATCATTTTTCAGAGTGTCTTCTGGTGTGTGAGTCACATGTATACCGCCTATCACAACAATTGTCTCTGGAGAAGCTTCTTTTACAGCTTTTGCGATTCTTAAAGCAGGAAGATAGGAAAGTGTTGATGATGTTATGCCGACAATTTTTGGATTTTTTCTTTTTATTTTGTTTTTAACAACAACGCATATCTCTTCTATAGAGCGCCTCAATAAAGAGGGCCTTTCAAACTGCATCTTTTTTGTGTCAAGAACTTCAACATCAACCCCATTGCCCCTTAGAAAGGCAGCTATATATAACAGGCCTTTTGGCGGAAACAGTGTCAGCCAATTTATGTCCCATGGCCTTTCCGGGAATGGCGGGTCTATTAAAAGCACTTCTGCCATTTTAAAGTATACCTTCTTTCAGGAGCATGACTTTTATTTCTTCTTTGCCGATCAACTGCGCTTTGTTTGAAACGTACAGGCTTTCGCTTATTGCCTTTGGCTTCGGATAATGTTTTGTGAAGTTTATGTCCAATTCTTTCTGTATTATCTTTGGAAGCAAAACAAACATGTCCTCCAATTCTATGATCTGCCTTGCCTCTTCATCAGTCATCAATTCCTCATACAATGTTTCACCAGGCTTTGGCCCGATTAATTTGATCTGGATTTTCCTGTTTCCTGCCAGTTCTGATATCATGACTTCGGCAATATCTTTTATTCTCATAGAAGGCATTTTCAGGACAAATATTTCGCCGCCTTTTGCAAGCTCTGCGCATTTCATGACGAGCCTTACTGCTCCATCTATCGTCATTATGAATCTCGTCATATTGACATCAGTCAATGTGAGAGGGCCGCCTTCCTTGATCTGATTTTTGAACAGGGGGATAACGGAGCCGTTTGAGCCAATGACATTGCCGAATCTCACAGAGGCAAAGATTGTCCTTTTTGCGCCACGATAAAAGTTGGCGCTTGTGAATAGTCTCTCTCCAAGTAATTTTGTAGCACCCATTGTGTTGTCCGGGCTTGCAGCCTTGTCGCTGCTCGTAAATATCACTTTTTCAACATTGCATTCAAGCGCTGTTTCGATTATGTTCTGCACACCCAATACATTTGTTTTTACAGCTTCCAATGGATTGTATTCACAGGACATGACATGCTTTAGAGCTGCGCAATGAAACACAACATCAACGTTTTCCATTGCAACCTTAAGCCTGTCTTTTTCCCTTATGTTGCCGACAAAGAACCTTAATTTTGGATTATTTAGCTCGTGCTGCAGGTCAAAAAGCCCGCTTTCATCCTGGTCAAAAAGCCTTACATACCTTGGACTGAATCTAAGGAGCTGCCTGACAAGCTCTTTTCCGATTGAGCCGACTGCTCCGGTAACCAAAATTGTTTTATTTCCGAATACATTTTTCATTTTTTCACCCTGATTTGCCTATAGCAATTTTTAATTTCTCGCAGACATAATCTATTTCTTCGTCCTTCATCTGCGTATAAAATGGAAGCGCGAGTGTCGAGCTGCTTACTCTTTCGCATATTGGGAAATCGCCTTCTTTGCAGCCGAACATTTTTTTGTATATTGGCTGAAGATGGATTGGAGGAAGGTAAATGTTTGTTGAAATTCCCTCTGCTTTAAGATGCTCGATTACTTTTTTCCTGTCAATATTTTTATCGAGCCTTATCACATATACAAACCAGCTTCTTTTGGTATCTTTTATTTCATCTAAGAGAGTTACGCCCTTTGCCCCTTTTAAGCTTGCAGCATATTTTTCTGCAACAGCTTCTCTCATTTTAATTATCTTGTTTATTTTTTTAAGCTGTTCAACTCCTAATGCTGCGCTCATTTCAGTCAATCTATAATTATAGCCAATAAACTCGTGCGAAAGCCATCCGCTGCCTTCTTTTCTTCCTTGGTTTCTTAAGCTCTTCAAAAGTTCATAAAGATTTTTGTCGTTTGTGCAGATCATCCCGCCCTCTCCTGTTGTGATCTGCTTGTTCGGGTAAAACGCAAAAATGCTTGCAACTCCAAAAGTGCCTACTTTCCTGCCTTTGTATTCTGCGCAAATTGCTTCGCAGGCATCTTCTATAACAGCAAGGTTGTGTTTTTTTGCAATATTCATTATCTTGTCCATTTCGCAAGGCTGGCCGAAGATGTGGACTGCAAGAATGGCTTTTGTATTCTTTGTTATTTTTTCTTCGATCTTGTCAGGCTCCATATTCAAACTTTTTTCATCTATGTCAACAAAAACCGGCTTTGCTCCTTCATATACAACTGAATTTGCAGATGCTATGAAGCTGAACGGCGAGGTTATGACTTCATCGCCTTCTTTTAAGCCGAGTGCTTTGATGCAAAGGTGCAAACCCGCAGTTCCTGAGTTCACAGCAGCAGCATATTTCACCCCGATAAGAGAAGCAAACATTTTTTCAAATTCAATGCTTTTAGGGCCTGAGCTAAGCTGCCCTGATTTCAATACATCCTGGACTGCTCTCATCTCTTCTTTTCCGATAAATGGTTTGCTTAATGGAATTGTTTTTATCATTTTGTTTCTTGTATTTTTTTAACAATTTTTGCAGGAATTCCAAGCGCAATTACGTTATCAGGAACATCTTTGTTGACAAAACTGAAAGCGCCTATTATTGAATTCTCTCCTACTGTAACGCCGGGCATTATGACGCTGTGGCTGCCGATTCTTGCATTCTTTTTCAGGATAATTTTTCCCTTCTTGTCATCTATTGTGCTTTCGCTGTATATCGAGCAATGGCTTCCTATCTGGACATTCTCGCCAATTTCAACGCCATTCTTCGCATTTATGTAAGTGAATGCTCCGATGTCTGTGTTTTTACCTAATTTCAAGCCATCTTTATTTTGAACCATCCAGTTCCATTTAGTAAGCTTTCCTTCCTCAATCTCCGGCATTTCCCAGTCTGTAAATCGTTCTTGTGTTTTCATTGGTACGTCAACCTCTTTTGCAGCAATTTGTTGTCTATTTTTGTTTCCGATAATATTTTTACAATTCTTTTTGCTGTTTTTCCATCTCCATAGATATTTTTGCAGCCCTTTATTCCTTTTATAAATTCTTTATCGTACAGTGCCTTTTTTATAGCACTAACAATTCGTTTTTTATTATAGCCTACATCAACAACATTGCTGCATCGGTCTCTTCCATCCTGCCTTTCTCCAATATTGACAACAGGAAGATTGAATGATGGAGCTTCAATTATTCCGCAGCTAGAATTCCCGATCATTACAGATGCAGTTTTCATCAAGCCCAGAAATAAAGAATGTTCGATATTTTTAAATATTTTTACGTTCTTGCATCTTCTGTACTTTTCTATAACATCTATTATTTTTCTTCCGCCGGCATCTGCATTAGGATAAATTACGATTGTTTGTTCCCCTAGTTCCTTTACCGCATCCATTGTTTCCGTCATTTGCTTA from Candidatus Woesearchaeota archaeon encodes the following:
- a CDS encoding class I SAM-dependent methyltransferase, translating into MSKMKKVNQEADYYYKAYFSKLDPTHYFHKPKIDKILSLVPEKSSILDAGCGSGVLLYLLKQKKKCDICGVDIREECIDFASKKCKSRNFYKKDLRNFNLNKKFDVVTCLDVIEHFKKKERLAVLENLNKHLKKGGLLILAFPSKFYIEVVEKVWKIVRRTLHPKTTFDDEGIHDAVDDLEIKNFLFSKGYKLRKEGLSSFCLIKYLVFAK
- a CDS encoding polysaccharide deacetylase family protein codes for the protein MKTILLTFDVEEFDLPKEFGLNISKEDMSKIPAEGVKKMIVLLKKHKIMATFFATAYFALKNKNLIKQIKKEGHEIALHGYLHEHNYKKMSEKEALYYLKKGKQEIEKITGTRILGFRAPRMMPPAYSVLQECGIKYDSSIHPTYIPGRYNYFFKTRKITIKNNIVSIPLSTTPLIRLPFSWLWFRNLGLTYAKFCTLISFADVNFINLFFHPWDFINLKKFKLPFLIKNNTGDKCINMLENYILWCKKSKYEFKTIGKYLNL
- a CDS encoding glycosyltransferase family 39 protein, which produces MNMPTSKKASTAKILTIICFLLYFSLGLAFVFLGRIHTDEQIYLYSAFALTKGQILYEDFFYQHGPIMPYVYSIPQLIFGQSLITGRLTSLFFGILMLFMVYKISKKLGGEVSALISVALISFSLVSVYNFTAMMTYTLSIFLALSSIYLLLTKLKEPIKIFASVFLMALAVETRIVIFPGLILLLIYVLVKHLKNIKNLLAALVSLILNFLIVIFPFLLIAKKQLIFDTLIWAFSQNKFFEEFGILVKNRFFGINFGVFYLDFILDTTRDFFIPIVVALAAIIFFVVKVKNKEIRIKKFMQKNPILLLVFGTFVLVEAGYIYAVYLPPHYTNYIYPLMCIFSGVVISRFLSKIEDATILKTLKMLLFILILLSPLIQERPAINFSQNTTYRISDVYQAKLVSEKIKQYTAEEDKIFTFTPLYAAAADRMVMPGMERFYYSFFPTWSTEKAKEYNVANADMLLDYLSSKKAGAVVLTDWFFGNQTARARAIIDKYRPAMQEAIEKNYYLKEKIEGIRFEGDVYIYLPRQP
- a CDS encoding lipopolysaccharide biosynthesis protein, encoding MKKYHRITRQIVFSYFVRVLIFIFAPLLAVLLTRNLSVEQYGIYSLLSIIVLVSATLLDLGLFQFIMTKLSGAKIKARTVSFFSIVIFDIIFIIAVLLIFILTPLEKIFLYSLNLSAYAIEFRICLLIVFFSIIVKLYTAYLTADKRLELANFYEFISSSFWAVILLFAFLLFKRLDLQIVLYSWLLGFFISLVLYFISTRKDLAYFIKSKTRFDRNAVKKALHFSMPLVVVHVGSWLLTVVDRFVLNNYWGAESVGLYSLPYSLLSITYIFAATTANIIYPYFAEAWHKKTNHGILFNASLKYGLVVLIPSLLLFLALKTQIITLISGQKYIQSANIVPWLALVPFLSFLVYLLYQFSITSDRTKAAGVVYVLGLLLNIALNILLVPKYSFYGSAAAAVASYLLILISLLFICGKDLVINYKFIRVWRIVAASLIMAIIVYLINPQAALMKILAIVLGMALYVALIFLFKVFVGEELKIMMHFLKKLRLPR
- a CDS encoding SDR family NAD(P)-dependent oxidoreductase; translation: MNALVTGGAGFIGRWVVKALLDKKINVFALDNLSNGRKENLDEFKENENFKGLIVGDIKNKKILSEIFKNKIDVCLHLAASINIHDSIVDPEATVQNNVFGTLNVLEEARKSKTKVVFMSSAHVYSEAKGRAIDEEHPTKASSPYSASKIAGENLASSYWNAYGLPVAIVRPFTAYGPYQKGNSEGGVTSIFTQRCIEGKKLEVYGNGSQTRDLFYVEDCADFIVRAALSEKANGEIFNAGSGKDISMKELALFICKDSGKLAFAKHPHPQSEVGKMVCDYSKAKRILGWEPTTSLEKGLELTKEWLKQSK
- a CDS encoding radical SAM protein, whose amino-acid sequence is MAEVLLIDPPFPERPWDINWLTLFPPKGLLYIAAFLRGNGVDVEVLDTKKMQFERPSLLRRSIEEICVVVKNKIKRKNPKIVGITSSTLSYLPALRIAKAVKEASPETIVVIGGIHVTHTPEDTLKNDFIDVAARGEGEKTMLELAKGMSFDKIKGISYRKNKKIINNPDREILKENEIPVPAYDLVDMRDYSYVVLMCTRGCPHKCSYCEVPYTHGCGIRYRPYEKIEKELELAFSLNPKLEIRLEDEFLGLNMQRAEEILNMIKKKNVLPFRTATRPDGVNDKVLQLLKKANCSNLYIGMESGSDEVLKFNSRGMTVKKILEIAETFKRNEMLFHSGFMLGLPGETMETMKQTLAVAKKCCDATFSTVKKNFDDLLDLMPFKLIVENSRAEFNLLAPNPGTPLAKNPEKYNFKILHKNWELYDCNTIVGLPNGLTADDILKFKEHAFSEIKKQMASYGLPVNWWDIGYKG
- a CDS encoding polysaccharide biosynthesis protein — translated: MKNVFGNKTILVTGAVGSIGKELVRQLLRFSPRYVRLFDQDESGLFDLQHELNNPKLRFFVGNIREKDRLKVAMENVDVVFHCAALKHVMSCEYNPLEAVKTNVLGVQNIIETALECNVEKVIFTSSDKAASPDNTMGATKLLGERLFTSANFYRGAKRTIFASVRFGNVIGSNGSVIPLFKNQIKEGGPLTLTDVNMTRFIMTIDGAVRLVMKCAELAKGGEIFVLKMPSMRIKDIAEVMISELAGNRKIQIKLIGPKPGETLYEELMTDEEARQIIELEDMFVLLPKIIQKELDINFTKHYPKPKAISESLYVSNKAQLIGKEEIKVMLLKEGIL
- a CDS encoding DegT/DnrJ/EryC1/StrS family aminotransferase; its protein translation is MIKTIPLSKPFIGKEEMRAVQDVLKSGQLSSGPKSIEFEKMFASLIGVKYAAAVNSGTAGLHLCIKALGLKEGDEVITSPFSFIASANSVVYEGAKPVFVDIDEKSLNMEPDKIEEKITKNTKAILAVHIFGQPCEMDKIMNIAKKHNLAVIEDACEAICAEYKGRKVGTFGVASIFAFYPNKQITTGEGGMICTNDKNLYELLKSLRNQGRKEGSGWLSHEFIGYNYRLTEMSAALGVEQLKKINKIIKMREAVAEKYAASLKGAKGVTLLDEIKDTKRSWFVYVIRLDKNIDRKKVIEHLKAEGISTNIYLPPIHLQPIYKKMFGCKEGDFPICERVSSSTLALPFYTQMKDEEIDYVCEKLKIAIGKSG
- a CDS encoding acyltransferase; translated protein: MKTQERFTDWEMPEIEEGKLTKWNWMVQNKDGLKLGKNTDIGAFTYINAKNGVEIGENVQIGSHCSIYSESTIDDKKGKIILKKNARIGSHSVIMPGVTVGENSIIGAFSFVNKDVPDNVIALGIPAKIVKKIQETK